The nucleotide sequence GGCCGCGATCTGCGTGTAGAACAGCTGGGCGTAGCCGTCGAGGGCGTCCGTCTCCAGCCGCTTCCGCTTCTTCGACCCCTCGTTGGCCTTCGTGTATCCGGCCACGACCTCCGCGGCGAAGTCCTTGGCCTGGGTCAGTCGGAAGCGGGCACGAAGGTTGGGCGCGCCGGGGGCCACCGGTGCGGCGTCCCTGAGGTGGTCGAAGAACAGCGGCATGCCGCCGAGCGGTACGCCGACCGAGTAGTGCACGAACAGGCCGTCGCCCATGCCCGGCCGCCCGGCGTACTCCGGGTACGCGAAGCCCGGGCGGAGCCGGGCGTCCGCTCCCGCGGGGAGGACCTCCAGGTCCAGGGTCATGTCCTGGAGCCGGGTCCCGTCCGTCGCCGCGTAGAACGCCTCGCTCACCGTCCTGATCTCGTCGAGCAGCCGGTCGAGGGTCCCGGGTCCCGTCGCGGCCTCCGAGCCGACCACCTTGACCGCTCCGGTCACGAACTCCAGGTTCGAGTACCCGGCGCCGTTGTTCAGCGCGCGCTTGTCCGAGACGATCTTGAAGTCCTCCGTGGTGCTCTGGGCCAGGTCGGTGTCGCCCGCGTACTGCCGGCCCGCCGCGTCCGCGACCGGGAGGCTGACCTCGGTCTCGAACCCCAGCATGCGCTGCACCGGCGCCCCGGCGGCCGGTCGCGCCGCCGCGGCGGGGCTCGGCTGCCCGCCCGCGGGGCGCCGGGCCATGACCCGTGCCGCGTTCGCCTCGGCCTCCCGCTCGAAGCGGTCCGAGGGGTCGGACAGCGAGAGCCCGGCGCCGTTGTCCGTGCCGGAGACGGGGCCGCTGCGCTGCTGGATGACATGGGTGAGCTCGTGCGCGAGGGTGTGCTTGTCGGCGCCGCCCGTACCGATCACGACATGGCTGCCGGAGGTGTAGGCCCGCGCCCCGATCTCGGCGGCAGACCGCTGGGCCGCCGGCCCGGTGTGCAGGCGCACGTCGGAGAAGTCCGCGCCGAGGCGGCCCTCCATCTCCGACTTCAGCGCCTCGCCCAGCGGCCGTCCGGAGCCGCGGAGCACCTGGTGCACGGTGGAGCGCTGCACGGCGGAGGGGGGTTCGTGCGCGGCCTGCCCGCCGGAGGGGCGCTCGTGCGCGGCATGCCCGCCGGAGGGGTGTTCGTGCGAGGCCTGCACGGTGGACGGGTGTTCGTGCGCGGTCTGTCCGCCGGACGGCTCCTGTCGTTCCCGCTGGACCAGCCGGGACACGGCCGCGTTCCCGATCCGCCGCTGCAGCTCGCCCGCCTGGCGCGGGGACATGCCGCGCGCCGCCGGCCCCGCCGGTCCCGGCGACCGCGGCTGCCGGGACGTCGAGTCCCGCCCGGGGCTCCGTTCCCGCTCGCCGGTGGATCCGTTCCGGTCGTTCGCCTTCGCGTGCACGAGACCTCTCCCAGTCGACAGCCTGCCCTTGCGAGTTCTACCCGGGATGTCACCGCGAAGACAGGTACGGAAGGGCAGGACCGGGGCCATCGGAGCTGCACCGGGCCCACCCCCGGGACCGGACGAGCCGGTCGCCGGGAACAGACCCGTCAGAGGCACATGCCCGTCAGCGGGACAGAGCCGGGTGCTCCGACACCACCGTGCACGAGCCGGGTGCGATCTCCGTGAAGCCCGCGTCCCGCACCACCGGAAGTCCGCTCGTCGTCAGCGCGGCCCACGCCTCCGCCGGCGCGGTGCGGACCGCGAGGGGGAAGCCGGCCTCCCGCCACGCCTTGCGGTCGGCGTCCGCCAGCGCCCACCACAGCAGCTGGGCGCCGTGACCGGCCTGCGCCATCGCCTTCCCGGCGGACATGTCGAGCTCCGGGCTCATCCACAGCACCGGCGTCCCCTCCGGTACGGCCCCGGGGGCGGCCGGGTCGTCGAGGTCGGTGCCCGAGACCTGGAGGCGGGCCAGGTCCTTGGGCCAGCCGTCGAGCGGGACCGGCGGGAAGACCCGTACCTCCGCCTCCGCGCCGGCGACCGTGAGCCCCGGGAGCGCCTCCGCGCGCCGCCACTCCGCGCCGCGCGCCCGGCGCACCACCTTGCGGATCCTGGCGTCCTGCCAGTCGGTCATCACCTGCGCCCACTCGCCCTCGCCGAGGGAGCGGTCGTCGGTGAGGATCGCCAGGACGGCGCGCGCGGCGGTCTCCAGGGCGTCGGTACGCGGCGGTGGCGCGTCCCGCTCGATGCGGACGACCAGGGGGAGGACGAACTGGGGCTTCTCGTCGCGGAGATCGGTGTCGTTGCTGCTCACCCGGCAAGTCTGCCATTGCCGTCTCGGGTGATTCTTGTGGGAATGAGTGCCTCCGGGTCAGGATGCCCCTCATGAAGAGTGATCTTTTCAGTAGCGAGCACCTTGCCGAGGCGGCCGACTTCCCGGGCATGGTCCTGCAGAACGCCAAGTCGGTGAAGTACACGGTCAACGGCGAGATGCACGCCCGCCAGGGTTCGATGATCGCCTTCCGCGGCGACCTGCAGTTCGAGCGGAAGGGCCAGGGCATCGGCGGCATGCTCAAGCGGGCCGTCACCGGTGAGGGCCTGGCGCTGATGGCCGTGCGCGGCCAGGGCGAGGCGTGGTTCGCGCACGAGGCGCAGAACTGTTTCATCGTCGAGATCGAGCAGGGCGACGCGTTCTCGGTGAACGGGCGCAACGTGCTCTGCTTCGACGCCACCCTGCACTACGAGATCAGGACGGTGAAGGGCGCCGGCATGACCGGCGGCGGCCTCTTCAACTCCGTCTTCTCCGGCTACGGGAAGGTGGCGCTGATCTGCGAGGGCAACCCGATCGTCATCCCCGTCACCCCGCAGGCCCCGGTCTACGTCGACACCGACGCCGTCGTCGGCTGGAGCGAGCAGCTGCACACCTCGCTGCACCGCTCGCAGTCCCTGGGGTCGATGCTCCGCGGCGGTTCGGGCGAGGCGGTGCAGCTGAAGATGGAGGGCCAGGGCTTCGTGGTCGTCCGTCCCAGCGAGCTGACCCCGCAGAAGACCTCGTCCAGTTGAGGCTGGAGCGGGTCGGCCGCCGGCACGGCCTGCGGGGGCGGTGGATCCTCCGGGAGGTCGGTCTCGATCTGCCCGCCGGGGCCCTCGTCCGGGTCGTCGGCACGAACGGCACCGGCAAGTCGACCCTGCTGCGGCTCGTCGCCGGCGTGGACGCGCCCACCGAGGGCCGTGTCACCGGGCGCCCGCCGCGCACGGCGTACGTCCCCGAGCGCTTCCCGGTGGCCCTGCCGTTCACGGCCGCCGACTATCTGGTCCACCTCGGGCGGGTCCGGGGCCTCGGCCGGGCGGCGGCGCGGGCGCGGGCCGAGGAGTGGCTGGAGCGCTTCGGGGCGGGGGAGCACGCCCGTACGGCCATGGCGGAGCTCTCGAAGGGCACCAGCCAGAAGGTCGCGGCCGCCCAGGCCCTTCTCGCCGAGCCGTCGCTGCTCGTCCTCGACGAGGCGTG is from Streptomyces venezuelae ATCC 10712 and encodes:
- a CDS encoding DUF4157 domain-containing protein, whose translation is MSPRQAGELQRRIGNAAVSRLVQRERQEPSGGQTAHEHPSTVQASHEHPSGGHAAHERPSGGQAAHEPPSAVQRSTVHQVLRGSGRPLGEALKSEMEGRLGADFSDVRLHTGPAAQRSAAEIGARAYTSGSHVVIGTGGADKHTLAHELTHVIQQRSGPVSGTDNGAGLSLSDPSDRFEREAEANAARVMARRPAGGQPSPAAAARPAAGAPVQRMLGFETEVSLPVADAAGRQYAGDTDLAQSTTEDFKIVSDKRALNNGAGYSNLEFVTGAVKVVGSEAATGPGTLDRLLDEIRTVSEAFYAATDGTRLQDMTLDLEVLPAGADARLRPGFAYPEYAGRPGMGDGLFVHYSVGVPLGGMPLFFDHLRDAAPVAPGAPNLRARFRLTQAKDFAAEVVAGYTKANEGSKKRKRLETDALDGYAQLFYTQIAAVADYLAQDADIGQIKNLTAVLSRSRLSDVRALLDPEFQTYLADNSDTILNTLADYQEKSETAGAPPLDFRENSTRNIDGNVVSLISYYESALTGTPAVDQQSVFGGMNQIAPHKEGGAMMVPFEIRTMGSLMKTWDELRAELHDLANWAEQSYRHDRSQTNTTNRPRTTGP
- a CDS encoding peptidyl-tRNA hydrolase, with the protein product MSSNDTDLRDEKPQFVLPLVVRIERDAPPPRTDALETAARAVLAILTDDRSLGEGEWAQVMTDWQDARIRKVVRRARGAEWRRAEALPGLTVAGAEAEVRVFPPVPLDGWPKDLARLQVSGTDLDDPAAPGAVPEGTPVLWMSPELDMSAGKAMAQAGHGAQLLWWALADADRKAWREAGFPLAVRTAPAEAWAALTTSGLPVVRDAGFTEIAPGSCTVVSEHPALSR
- a CDS encoding AIM24 family protein, with translation MKSDLFSSEHLAEAADFPGMVLQNAKSVKYTVNGEMHARQGSMIAFRGDLQFERKGQGIGGMLKRAVTGEGLALMAVRGQGEAWFAHEAQNCFIVEIEQGDAFSVNGRNVLCFDATLHYEIRTVKGAGMTGGGLFNSVFSGYGKVALICEGNPIVIPVTPQAPVYVDTDAVVGWSEQLHTSLHRSQSLGSMLRGGSGEAVQLKMEGQGFVVVRPSELTPQKTSSS